The Cydia amplana chromosome 1, ilCydAmpl1.1, whole genome shotgun sequence DNA segment ctgtttacgtATGCCGTACCGTACATAAATGGTTTAAGGAGGACATTGCAGTATTACTATTGATACTATTGCTATGTTTGGTTGATCGAATAACCCTAAAGAGATTTTTAAGCTAGGCTTGTGTAGTACCTGAATTTTCCCAGCATTTTAACCAACCTGCATAGCAACATGCCTCCAATGTTTACAGCACAGAGTAGCTAGCCTCTTCCGTTGTAACATGACCTCCctgtgcgtggccgttctggcCCTTTGTACTTTTCCTAGTTCTTTCTTCACCAGCAGCTGCcagtggcggcggcggcgcgcggtcAGCGCCTCTGGCGTTTTGAGGGTGGACAGCTTTTTGCGACCTCTGGAAAATTTGTTTTGGGTAATACTCGgttacctatatttaaattaacacACATCACAAAGCTTTCTATTAATTATCACACCTATTTGGATATAACATGCTTCTCAGGCATAGAGTTTTAGTACATAACTACAGTATGAgacgtaatttacaaaataatttgtattatttatatagCTTGTGATAAAGTGAACAAACGTGTGGGTTGGTGTGGTGGTTGGCTCGGTGCAGAAAACAAAAACTCTTCAACATGAGGAAACGAGGAAAAACTTGTACCTATTAAATAATCATATTACTTTGTCTgttcttaaatatttaatttaatcttttGCCACACCCCAAGGGGTTTCATGTACTGCACTGTATAATTATAGGTACTGTGCAGTATGTTGAATGCAAataaagaaatgaaaaaaattatacttatagttcgttttttttagcattagaaagaacttgaaagaagtaagcgattttgacatgtcttttaattgaaaaacactttttaaaaatcaataactattacttatgaaagcagaagactataaaagattgtattagattcataattgttacatatttaccgtaacttatttttaaaatgtgtttttcagttaaaagacacatcaagattgtttaccttatttctaatgctaaaaaaacgaacttataaaaataaactaaaatagaaatcaaagtaaataaatgacCAACCTTACTCCCGGTTTTTCTACAATGACAAATTCGTCATCTTTTTCTTCCTTCATATTTCTTAGTTGATCTTCCCAATCCACATCATCAGGCTGAAAAAAAAGGGAGATTACACATTTTCACAGAAATATTAAAAGTAATTAGAAACCCAGAAAAATGTACAAGACTTCATCAGCGTTTTCACTAATGTAATTATGTAACGTTGGTAGGTAACTGAAAGTAGTAATAGAGCGGCAATGACAGTTTTAAGACCCTTATGACAAGTTTTTAGAATCAAAACCTTGAattcgcgcgagtgacttaaaacaagtgagtctaaactgtacaattattcaatgttagtatgtctcacaacagtttaaattcgaatcaAAACCTTCCTCCTTTCTCttttctaatttgaaccttgtttTATAGTTAATTAGGATGATTCAGTTTGTTAGCGAAGACTATGAAAcaagaaatttaaattttatttggtctatgatatgatatgtgtacattttaatGCACATTGGTGAGAGGAATAGCCAATACAAATTGCCTAACTAGTCGAGTCTTAAACTTCCCTTTAATCAAGATGACATACCATATCACCAGCTTCACCCCGACCCTCCCTGCCGCGGCCGCGCCTGCTCTTCTGCTTGGTGCCGCGGCCGCGCTCGCCGGGCCGCCCGCGGCGCCCGCGCGCGGCCGTCGGCGGCGGTCGGCTCACGCGCCGCTCTGGGTACCGGTCCACCGTTGAAAGGAGCCCCGCGCCATAGTACATGTAGCGAGAGTTCTGGATAAATTAAGAAATGTTTGTATTCGAAACACAAAAAGGCTGTAAGCATTAATATTTTGTCATACACAAATTACATGACGTGGAGACAGAGATACTCTGTAACGCATGCTAGACACAAAACTAAACTGAAGCTATATTGGTGTTCCTACATTATCATTAATGCCTGTGTTATAATAATGAAGCTGAAGTTTCACATGGTTTCACTGAACCCTTGTAGCATAGTCAATGTACCATAGTGAGGTATCATTTTTGCCTTTACGCATTATTGATACCAAGGTTAAAAAATAACAAGACAGAAGTAAGGTGTAATtgggtaatttatttattttttaagttttgattcaggcaacaaggtccTTATTACGACAGAACGTGCCTGCAGCTTGTGTACGGTGGCATGCGTAATGCTGAAAGTGGACTATTATATAAGTATGGGTGACCTTTGGAATTATTTGATGTTCTGAAGTATTCAGAATTACTGAACAGCTACTAGGCTAGATTAATTTCATGAAGTGCAATTATACAATTTCAATTATAACTAAGACCTGAGAATGACATTAGATGACTGTAATTAATATTGTAAAACAAGCCATATTTACCCCTTGATCCTTATAATAATCCTTAGCATATTTGTTATGATACAATCTCTCTTTAAGCAATCTTTTTATCCTCTGTTCTTTGCCTGCAGGCATGTCCTCACCACTACTGGTGTCAGACTCAGAGGACAGCAAGACATTCCGGAGCCATTCTCTCTCTTCACCCACTGATGTCAGGTTGTATAGGCGCAGGCGGTCACTATGGCGTTCtgtaaaatataagtatgttcaCTTCCTTCTTTATAAAATATACTGTTCATGTGTTTGTCAATTTTGCTATGTCTAATTCAGAGAAAAGTATACCTTGACTGTGACTATGCTTAATCTTAATCTTAGCTTAGGATCTTTGCAGCATGATATTGATAGGTATATACTAGCCTTGCTTAGTAGTGACAACACCGTGTACAACCCTGTCCCCTTTGGACATCTCATTGCCCATAGATTTGCCGTCGGAGTCATCGTCACTGTCACTTCCGCCTTCGGAGTTGAGGATCTGTTCCACCTGGTTCACAAAAGGGCGGATTTCCAGGGCAGCTTCCAGCCTCTGTACGTGTACAGGCCTTGCGACTTCATGCCGCTTCAGCGACGGCTTACCCCCAACGCAGTTCTCAGTCATACCTACTAAACCTGAAAAAACAATTCGGTGAAACTGTAATTTATAGAGAATGTGAAGGTCACACGCTCGCTGAACCGCTgcaaaatgaaacaataaaGCAACGACTAAACGATAAACGCAGACACACAACGACTCCCACACATGAATCGCGATTATTTAGAATTTCAAGTAGACCCCGGCCACTTTGCGAAAAGTTCAACTTACACCTATTTTGGATACCTCCAAGATGACTTCACGTTGATTACTTAACACAAAATTCCATAGCATTCACAAAATGGCGAACGAGAATATTCGACAAATCGCTGTCAATGTCGCCGCCCGAGCGGCGCACATAACTACTCATTTCGTATTTGAGCTTGAAAAAACACAAGCCCGCCATAGTTGACGAGATTAACAACAAAACATCTTGACATTGTACTAGCCAATAGAAACAAGTAAGAGTTGAAAGTAGCCAATAAAAATTCAGAATCAGCCTCAGATATCGTTTCGTAAATGAGAACACATTTACCCGTGACATAAGGGGGTTATTACACATGCGGATCTCCTTAACATCAGGCATACATCAGGggcatattatactactctttgatcagtggcctattttataaacctaaaagttacaatttacaagcggaagtctcgttctaacacatagggttaaaaagagacttccgcttgtaaattgttacttgtagctttataaaataggccacagggGTCATGGGGGAATTGATATGGggaattggctactttcctactagtcaaatcagcttcttttttttagaactgtcaaaacgattttctaatatggaatttatagtccgtcaaccaaatcttgtcagtagcaatgtaaagcaaactaaagtagggcaacactcaaagagcagtattgcgctaagaatagcagcaatgtacatcgaaccaaaagatttttttttccgctgagcgcgccctgcgtacgtcaattcaaattgtcactcgcggtttattgaaaaaatttgaaacatggacggacaatttaaaagcgatgttaaaacaatgttaatcaaaatgatgaacaaatttgaagatatcaaaaacaactccctatggtagtgcttatattctctttgttccctatctatgtcttctatgtttactaaaataaaatcatatcaaaatgcagataattagatagtgcatatatttgttatttacaatatatagtccgtcaaccaaatcttgtcagtagcaatgtaaagcaaactaaagtagggcaacactcaaagagcagtattgcgctaagaatagcagcaatgtacatcgaaccaaaagatttttttttttccgctgagcgcgccctgcgtacgtcaattcaaattgtcactcgcggtttattgaaaaaatttgaaacatggacggacaatttaaaagcgatgttaaaacaatgttaatcaaaatgatgaacaaatttgaagatatcaaaaacaactccctatggtagtgcttatattctctttgttccctatctatgtcttctatgtttactaaaataaaatcatatcaaaatgcagataattagatagtgcatatatttgttatttacaatataatatgccacttgttaatgtaaattagtgtactcttctggatgaatatgacatacctgtgtaatttttttgattggtatatattgtacaataggattacatattaaaaataaaacaactgatatttgggtgtttatttaatttaaaggtaaataagataagggtcactttagcttacactataattcaggtcattaattgaaaaaatataatgaagttaccaatgttaccgggtcacttcaaccaagcataatactctgtagtattctattgcatctttgtaaatagtcacaactgattgctgaaaatattagacatgtgggcctatagacggtttccaggacacaatttatggtcttgttggatagatttaggcatacgttttaattttatgccttttaaccctaaaacaaaaaaactgaacataatcttaaaagttcgaaagagttcttccagtatgtacttgtcataacctcaatttttagtaatgtttaccatcaacgagcatgattgtacattgtaggccccttagctttgcttattcttatttaatgtacgaggggtattcaaaatattctcggtatgagaatgaaaacaaacaagtacgaaaagtttgatatttttatttttcaatatactccccccctatgttcatacacttaaaagatcgatcaattattttttttaatccctcgtaaaaatattttttatctttcgtgtaaaaatgctcctccactgccgccttcaatgcttcatcgtcacaaaatttatttccacgcagatcctttttaagattggggagcaaaaagaagtcgctgggggctaagtccggactatacggtgggtgagtaacagttttaaacccacattcaacaatagctgccttggcaatatgagcagtatggacgggggcgttgtcatgcagaagcagaatacctttggttaactttcctcgcctcttttctttaattacatcctttaattgacgtagaatgttagcgtagtactgtcctgtgatatttacacctttttctttataattgattagtaatactccttcacaatcccaaaatatcgtggccatgaccttgccagctgaagggatgaccttgaacttcttgggatgagctgaacccttaatgtgccactgcatggactcttgtttactctctgggtcataatgatgaacccaggtttcatctccagtaactattctttgcagcacctcatcaggattttcaccgcacaggtcaataaaattggaacaacaagctacacacatgtctttttgaagccgagtcagcattcgcggaacccatcttgcacttacttttgacatattaagatggtcatgtataatatcatgtacggtaccaatagagagattggttacttgtgctatagattttaccttcactcgaccatcttccaatataagtttttccactttatcaatattttcttgtgaagtagctactacaggccggccaggtctagggtcatcttcaatactctcccttccgcgtttaaactcgcttgaccacttttgaatggtagataaagaaggagcagactcacggtaaacacaatccatttcctcttttatggttttttgatttttaccctgttttgtcaagaattttatcacgcatcgatgttctaatttagttaacattgtcaattcgcacatgatgttcatgtttgttcagcaattgcagaaaaacaaaagactatctcggttcgaattatacttttttttaatgtcaatgaacaaacctcagcggccagtaacgaaagaaattttagaagaggtcgtaagatatcaataccgagaatattttgaacgcccctcgtattggtatttaatggtgacagcagaaatatctcttgaaacagaaacgattcagaatgaaaaccaaatgaaaacaaataaggtgacggctgtcgttcacgatacacattccacagatatacttggtcaaccagatcttgacagtagaaaacttgacaaatttgaaaaatgtaggcgcgaagggatatcgtcccatagaaaatttgaatttcgcgcctttttttactgacaagatttggttgaccagctataaaacacagatgacacgcattttggaattattcgaacacagtgttgctaacccgcgatttttcaaatttgccgccttttactactgacaagatttggttgacggactttatatgaaattgtgtgtagtgacgtcatggtcaactcacctactttttgtatttcaatccaatttattaaatagaaatagtatttaaaaataactgctagagttagaccaagaaaagtctgcagcgattttgatagcccacgcagtacaagtgttatttacacatcataaattcatagaagtttgacgtttaaaatgacacttgcactgcgtgggctatcaaaatcgctgcagacttttctcggtctgactgtatctatgtttttctaataattatctgaataaataatagtacgatcagcacagatatggccgctaggtggcgacagcgccacgcgcggcttatggctttccccaaaattggggccgaacggatgtacttttagctacctgtagcaaagcgacgaaatcgcggagtgagacacgcctgctggtGCTTTAGGCCAAGAAAGCACCACGATTTTTTGTCGCGCGATTATTTTGTCGCAGAAATGCAACGTATGTGTTTATATGCCAGTGCGCGCACATGCGacaagaaaatatgtattacagCGCAATTTTAAAATCGCGTCGCACGatttaaaatcgtggtgcgcgcttggccttatttcgtgcacggtgtgaaataatttattttaagtagaggaaagtacccaattgggGATCTAAAGGTCGTAACAGACTACCTACCTGCTACCTGCGGTGCACtgcgaccttggtgcgccgTATAGTAGTTTGTGGTGCGCCGCAACCGCGGAATTTccacattattttcaacatcctcatccgcataaaatcgatatgGAATTTAATGCAGATGCGGATTTGGCACGGATTTGGAACAGGTACTTCTTATGCTGGCTACATACGTAAcgataaatcgtagcgattaaactgtgcagtccgatttgcgcagttttatctgccgtgtgtatgacaaatcgttgtcgatTATCGTTGATCGGTGGCAGTtgcaaattatattagaaaaatcgTTGTCGATGCGTTTGCACAGTTTTATCGTTGCGTGTGGATGGCGATCGGTCATTTCGGCAGTACTTCACGTAGCTTGGTTATGTGCGCACGTTCGTTCCTCaagtaaataatgaaaaatgtaatgaaaaatataaaaattaatccaTAATTATTTCTCTTGGTCACGGCATCACGCGTGAACGGCTCGACCAATTTCGCTAATTCTTTTTGTCTTaaagttggtcaagcagatcttgtcagtagaaaaaggcggcaaatttgaaaaatgtaggcgcgaagggacttcgtctcatagaaaatttgaatttcgcgcctttttctactgacaagatttgcttgactgtTTATATATTAGTTATTGTCAGGAGAAGTTTCTTATGacggaaaaaaaataagaaagttgCGCGGAACATTAGAAAATTTAACTACCATATTAACTTTGATGACATGGATAACATGTTTCTTGCGTGAGCTTCTGCGgagaacagagggcctaccgcgaaccacgttcgacgtgttacctccctgtcagacttacgtacgaattttacaagtgcgacagagaggcaacacgtcgaacgtggttcgcggtaggcgctcgaTCGACGCCGATATCGGAGGCGTGTGGAGGCACTATGAACGTTCGATTTATCTGCACAGTCGGACTGCACAgtttaatcgctacgatttatagttacgtgtgtagccggcattagcggcggcgtaattgtgtagtgctaggtaatttaataaattaaccaATAGGAATTCGTGATTCGTCGATCGAGCACTCTACTCTATCCCTCTACGAGTTTGTTTTATTTGGACATTAGAATACATAGCAATAATAGTAGGGCGAAGGGTAAGGTCACAGGTAAGGTTAAAACAATACCaaattaaagtccgtcaaccaaatcttgtcagtagtaaaaggcggcaaatttgaaaaatcgcgggttagcaacactgtgttcaaataattccaaaacgcgtgtcatctgtgttttatctgtggaatgtggaccgtgaatgacagccgtcaccttatttgttttcatttggttttcattctgaatcgtttctgtttcaagagatatttctgctgtcaccattaaataccaatacattaaataagaataagcaaagctaaggggcctacaatgtacaatcatgctcgttgatggtaaacattactaaaaattgaggttatgacaagtacatactggaagaactctttcgaacttttaagattatgttcagtttttttgttttagggttaaaaggcataaataaaattaaaacgtatgcctaaatctatccaacaagaccataaattgtgtcctggaaaccgtccataggcccacatgtctaatattttcagcaatcagttgtgactatttacaaagatgcaatagaatactacagagtattatgcttggttgaagtgacccggtaacattggtaacttcattatattttttcaattaatgacctgaattatagtgtaagctaaagtgacccttatcttatttacctttaaattaaataaacacccaaatatcagttgttttatttttaatatgtaatcctattgtacaatatataccaatcaaaaaaattacacaggtatgtcatattcatccagaagagtacactaatttacattaacaagtggcatattatattgtaaataacaaatatatgcactatctaattatctgcattttgatatgattttattttagtaaacatagaagacatagatagggaacaaagagaatataagcactaccatagggagttgtttttgatatcttcaaatttgttcatcattttgattaacattgttttaacatcgcttttaaattgtccgtccatgtttcaaattttttcaataaaccgcgagtgacaatttgaattgacgtacgcagggcgcgctcagcggaaaaaaaaaatcttttggttcgatgtacattgctgctattcttagcgcaatactgctctttgagtgttgccctactttagtttgctttacattgctactgacaagatttggttgacggactatatgtatttttattaaggtcacggtgcggtgcggtgcggtagtgtgttacggcttTGAACCTGGGCACGGTTGGTTTCCACGGTTTGTGTATTCTAGCTTTACATATTTGCAATAAAACATTCAGGCGTTATTACCTTTAACTCAAACGGATTCAGTTGTATGAAGCGTCACTTACTACCAACATAAAGATATTAGTTAGGCTACGCATtgattactttttatttaatctGCTCTTTTCAGGAAAATGTTgcaaatataacatttaaaaaaatagtttttaaatttatttaattcatctTTTTATCACGTTTTGTCTTAAAAGTAAATTTTGCGataataaaacatagtttttgcGGTATACACATCCGCAACAAATCGCATGCAAGTCGATTCCAAAATGGTGTCGTTTGTTGTGCTTTCAAGGAATTTTGTGTGAAATAACAATACAGGCAAGTTGTACTTACATATTGAATAGGTTgtataaagaaaaatatgtgttttataataaaagttctATAGTTGGCACTGTCGCTTTAATGTCTCGCCAAAATAATGTACCTGCCCTGCCGTTTTTTTCACTTGTTACAAAGAAACTTGCCGCGACATCCTAGTAGTTATTAGACAAATACTTGAGCATTCACGTTCAGTTATAGTTTGATAAGAAGATAAATGTACTTTTAGGGCTATACTGTCCACTGTTAGCTTAAAAAGTCAAAAAGAGAATAAGCGCGGGCTAATATGGCTTTGGTTGGGATTGGCGTCATTTGACTTGTAATTACCGCTGTAATTGAAATGACCGTGCCCAAAAATCTTATTATATTGGGCAAGCTTGCCAATTTGCACAGTTATAAGGTGATATAAGTTGTATTCCTTCTTATTTAATTTTCGTCACCGCCAGCCCAATTGCATTCTAACCTCGAAACTTACCGCCGGGTGCGGCGTCAAAGCATTTTAAAATatgcattttgttcattttcagATGTATTTGACCCTCTAATTGACCCAAATCCAACTAGATTGTTGGTAACATGGAAGAGAAAGAAAGCATTCCTGAAAACTCTATGGAGGCTGTGAGTGAAGCATCTGGGGACAAGATCTCTGCAGAAGATGAGACACATCTCAAGAAGTCTGAAGAATCGCAAGAAAGTGATAACAAAGACACTGATACCAATAACAGTGATGTAGGCAAAGCTACTGATAGTAATGGTGATTCTGTGAATGATCCGATGAGTGATAAGGATGGTGATAGTGGGCTCCAGAACCATGTAGAACACGAGAATGAAAGTGTTAGTGATAAAGATAAGGTGACCAATGCGGAAAGTGCTGATGACCCTGTTGCAGGGGCAATAGATGATGAGACGGCTAAGGAAAATGGTATGTAATCAAAATTCATTATCATTATTTATGTAGTTCATCATATCATATCCGATTGTATAAACTATAATCTATTCCTGCTTATTATGCTTATGCTTACCTATTTTATACTcgttagtaggtaattaaaagtCTTATAAGATTTAGGgttggttgcaccaaactgtttgtgaaagagttcgctaaatattTCCATACAATAGGAAAATTCATGGTACTGTACTCAACTCTATTATTAGGAAGGTTGATAATCATCCAAAATGGAGAAGGTTGATGTGGTCACAACCCTCGGTCATGAGGTAATGAAGAAGAAGAGAGTGACATTTTAGTATCTgggaaattaaattacaaaaatattttatttggatAGTCAATAGAAAGATGCACATGGTCAgggataaatttatttatttttatttatttatttaagccttttatttttccttaaatagtttgcataataaaagttttctaataatattgttgtttattttgctatattaaggacccctgtcgggtataggcctcctccatatcTTTCCACCTTTCTCGGTCTTTAGCCTTGATTAGccaattttctccagctgtggctATGATATCCCTGGACCATCTTGTTATGGGTTTTCCCGCCTTCCTTTTGCCATGGGGTCCCCCAGGGATAAATACTGAAATAAAAGATATTAAGAGGGAGTAAAGTCAAATATACATTATTTCCAGCATTCCCATTAACACACATGCTGCGGCAACTAAAGCAGAGACGCTTTCCAGATAGATTTTCGTAACACTGACCcgcctgttgctatctctattgtGCATATTATATTGCTGTCTCACCCTTGATGCTGGTTGTCAATATCACTGTGCAAGTccaacagcaatataattatgcatgtgcaatagagatagcaacaggcgGGTCCAGTGTACAAGAATCTATCTGAAAATCGTCTCTTCTTTAGCTTAACCATACTTTTATCAAGTTATTTAGCCCCCATGCCTAAGTAAATGTgatttcatgttttattttctcAACACTCAGAAACGAAGGTGCTTGTTTCTCATAGAATATCTTACTATTCCAGATATTAAATTGGAAGATGCAGAAACAGTAGATGATCTACCACAGAAAGTAGAAATTCCAGAAGAATCAAACAGCCAAGAATCTGCTAGTCAAGACTCTGCACATGAATCAGTCCAGGAAACCAGCTCAGAGCTTCCCGAAGCTAGCCAAGATTCAGAAGCCGCTGCTGTGACAGCAAGTGAGGTAGATGATCAGGAGACAACTCCTGTGGAGAAAAAGGATGATGACGTGGGTAAACCTGAGTTTGAAACAGCACCTAATGTTCAGGATGAGCCTCAGGAAGACCATACACaggtaaatacataattaatctAAATTCAGACATACTGACATGAAATTCAAAAGGCAATGCCATACCATCCTTTTTTTCAAAGCCATTCAGACCATTCAACCTCCTGAAATTCTGTGCTTTTATAATATTCTTGGATAAGATGAAATATTCTTGGATGAAAAGGCATTAAACCTATAGGAAATTATAAGTCCTACCATAGCATTAAATTTGGATCAGTCTGGGTTAAAGTGGATTGAATCATTCGTTGATTATCATGACTTTTTAGTAATTGTGTTGCCATAAAATGGCACTAGATTAAACtttcattaaaagaattcaCATCATTGATATTATGGTCACTTCTCATTTTTTTCTTCAGGCGTTGGACCCTTTTGATGCCCTACTGAAGGACAAAAGTGACAGCATTACAGAAACATCCACAGCTAAACCAAGTGGGGACGTCAActtggatgatgatgatgatgaccacAATGCAGACAGTGTTGCAGCACATGATGATGATCACACTGGTAAATTGAACACTtgtcatttaataaaatgtacattATCTTTCTTTCAATATAAGAGATGAATAGGGAATGCAGTAACCATTTAATAATGACCAAATCTATAATTAGGAGTCGGgtaatacatttttctgttAAGTATCTGGTCTCACTTGCTACAGTATTTCACTTTATCTCTT contains these protein-coding regions:
- the LOC134662748 gene encoding protein starmaker-like; this translates as MEEKESIPENSMEAVSEASGDKISAEDETHLKKSEESQESDNKDTDTNNSDVGKATDSNGDSVNDPMSDKDGDSGLQNHVEHENESVSDKDKVTNAESADDPVAGAIDDETAKENDIKLEDAETVDDLPQKVEIPEESNSQESASQDSAHESVQETSSELPEASQDSEAAAVTASEVDDQETTPVEKKDDDVGKPEFETAPNVQDEPQEDHTQALDPFDALLKDKSDSITETSTAKPSGDVNLDDDDDDHNADSVAAHDDDHTGVG